Genomic window (Magnolia sinica isolate HGM2019 chromosome 6, MsV1, whole genome shotgun sequence):
atgatgaatctgtggaggccacgaccctgatatcgctagggcatatagtagtcatatcacaaaatgcaagatgcatgagtcacacagttcaatcatgcatcaatcctaccaatatcgtgcgctcatgtgggacaactccgcctattagggagtcccataataccCACCTaatggtatatgcaatggtcgactacatctcatatcaagcatacagatgatgcgtatgggcatgtgtcatgatgctactctatcacatgctcataatcggtatcaataatcagcctaataaagagcctaagggaaggtcacaatgtggacatttaaccatcattgcccatcaatgtggacattcaaccaacattgctcccaaggagtggccctcatagggctaaacatatagtgggcccatgaccacacacaagggcctaacatatatcacaatgggccttactcaagagctacatatacatcatatcgggcctcaccatatgggcctcatatacatcacatcaggccttacacatgggccacatatacatcataatgggtctcatcaaatgggccacatatacatcacaatgggccgcacacaCGGGTCCAATCACACAGGttaaacatacatcacaatgagctgctCACATGGattcaacatacatcataatggaccgcTCACACGGATCTAATATACGTCACAACGGGCCACTCACATGGgtccaacatacatcataatgaacTGCTCACACGGGTCCaatatatgtcacaatgggccactcacacaggtctaatatacatcacaatgggccgctcacatgggtccaacgtacatcacaatgggccgcacctaatgggccacatatgcataacattgagcctcactcatggcctcgtattcatcacattgggcggcatcatatgggcctcatatacatcaaatgggccacatcacatgggtctcaccaatgggcctcatgtacgtcaagtgggttgcatcaatgggccgcaccatatggacagttcggatcaaatacatacaccaCGTGGATGGACGATATAAATATGCAACACAAcacaaggtgggccgcataagtggatgacatagatgaaacacgtacaagatgttggcccacataacttgctgatgaCATACAACATCTGGATGCTATTGGACGTTTGGGCTACTGGCCCAACACCCAGtagatagacggtgtagatgaaatacgtagatcaggtgggccacaaaatcacTAAATGGCGAAGATAAAACATAAGCACaaaggggggtcccaccgtcccatgcatggatggtggggatgtgaCCCATACATCACACTGTCCACACAAATGGACATTTGGATATAACGTAGTAGCAAATGTTCTTTGGCCGTCCGAGATGGATGGTCTAGCTatgaaaagtagatggacggcatggaattgAAACACGTACACCACATGTGACCACAAAACTTGcagatgtcaatacagcagctaaaCTCGTGGGGTCCAtattgatggacggcatagataacaCACATACCTCACGTGGGACCCTCAATGCTTGCGATGTCATACAACAGCCATGTTGCTAGAGTCCCATGccttagatggatggtttggatataactcatcccacacacatcacggtggggtcacacgggcgtggcccacctgtttagaTTAGCGACATTTTTATTTTGCCACCATCCGGTCCACGGCGACGGGCCGTGCAGATACGAGAATCGATTGTGTCTTGAGTAACTCGACGTAAGAAATCTTGAGTTGAGGTGGCGGCATTCTATTGGCCCTCATATGTGGGGTTGGTTTCACTCCTCCAAACGGCAGAGCAAATGGCCTTAGCTTGTTTCTCTCTCCAGGTGCATAGAGAGATTCTCCCCCACATCTCTCCcgccatgcaaaaaaaaaaaataaaaagaaaagaaaaagaaaaagaagaagaagaagaagtagagagAGCGTTTCATTGGTCTCTCCTGTCGACCTCTCTGTCTCCTTCTCAAGTTcaacctccctctctttctcggATCGGCATCAACTCGTTTCTCTACATGGTGATGttgatttaggattaggaattttactcctttctcttctctcctaaTTAGCATTTTCatattggaaattgaaaattcatattaggggatttttcaaatccctaatccataaCTCGAGATTCTTCAAATTTCTAATTAGCATTTTTCAATCCCTAATTCATAATAGGGGATTCcctatttgtttttatttatttattttagagataaCATTCCTAATCAAATGtgcgtattttttatttttatttttattttttttgattttcaatccctaattaggattttGCATTTGTAAATTTAATTGGGGACTTTTTTTAATCCAGTTACGGTTTTCAATTTTTAATCTCATAAGATATGAGAACATTTTGTCATCCTCGGAGGTAAATGTAGACAAAAGGTTTTATTCCGGAGTGCCAGTTCAACCAGAATATCTATTTCTTTGTTCCTTGATAGGATAGATGAATCTCAGCATTGATCTTGACTTCCTAAAACTTGGGGATGCGGGATGCCCTGTTTTGAATGGtagctgtcacgccccagactcggtaactggatATAATGGCTATTGGAATGAAACTACTCTATCTGATGGGTTTTGTGCGGTAAGCTAGATGGTGGTTAATGATTGTTTAATGTCACACACACAGATAATATCATAATACATTAAGAAAACCTTTTAAGGTTTCTTGCAGGAGTATGATCACAAGTCCTACAGTCCTATGGAGCGGGATACATGTACCTGTTCTTCAGTTGGGTTCCATGGACCGCATGTGTGCATTGAATGTGGCCTGTTAGGCTGCTTCTCAATTTGCTCCTTTGATTGGTCTATTTGATGAATGGACTATTTTAAGTTTCAGGACTTGACCAGAAATTGGTTGGCCTCCCTGATCATGACCTTTATCTCTTCACCACCTGCATTTTGCACATTTCAAAGGAATGCCATCACATGTGTCAACAAATATCATGGGTTTTGTGCATGCTATGCTTTATCATGTGCCTTGTGGAGTTCTCATATTCTTGCACACAGTTCAAGTGCTTCCTCAGAGAGAGGACAACGTATCACTGGTTGGCTGCATATAGTTTATCCCTTTAATTGATGGCATGTTTCACTGTTATTATAGTGTCACTACTACATCCCTGTTCTTGGATGTGACAATTGCAAAAGCTTAAACTCTTACTTTGGATGACATTCATAACATCATATAGAGTTCTTCCTGTTTCCTATGTCCACAAGGTGGAAAACTCATTTCTTATTCTTGGGTCCATTTTAATATCCTATTACATCTCTACTACTTATAAACTCTCTATTACTGCTGATAGTATTTTTGCATTCTATGTTACTAATTCCGCATACAATGTTGTTCCTGTAGATTGTCCTTGGTATAAAGTTAGGGATGAAACCAAAAGATGCAATCTCCAAAGTGAAAACTCTCTCTGATGTTGAGGGTTTGTGCGTATCTTTTGCTAATAGCCATGATTCTTCTGATCCTGTGCTCGCTGTTAAGGTattcatttttctctttttagttATGTTTTGGAATTGGATTTAGAGAGAGTGTCTGTTCGCGtgtgtgtttatgaaaatgtaaGGTGGTGATTGAGTTCTCGCAACAAAGTGGCAATCAACTTCAAACTGTTTTTTCAATCATGAAAATTGGATTTGTGCTGAATGGAATAATTCTTTACACCATTTAGAGAAAACTGTGCACCCGAACAGTTTGGAATTTGGGCCAACCTCCTAAGTGCAGCCCATTGACAACTACTGTTTGATAACCTCCATGTGGTAGGATTAGAGTTCCTATTTCCTTAAGCTAGTAGACTTTCAATGCACCACTGGTTGATAAACATTTCTTATACAGGAATTTCTGAATGAGGAACCTTATAAAGCTGAAGATATTGAGAAAATTACAGAGGAAAGTCTCACATCGATCTTGGGTAATTCACCAACTTCGTTAGCTGTACTTAGAGCTGCGAAGCATTTTAAGCTATTTCAGGTGATTACTTTAATACTGTACTGTGTTACATGAACTGCATATGCTTTACTTATTACAAGTCTCCACCCGGTTTACATCTCTTGTTGCGTCATATTCTCCATGTTTTTTAATGATCCTTTGTTAcggaacttcattttttttatttaatttaaatatgCTAGTAAGATCAATTAGTGGTGACTTggacccccccctcccccccacaaaaaaaaaaaaaaaaaaaaaaaaacacagaattAGTTAAAAATCTTCTCAGGTTGGGAGTGATATTTGCAATTTTCTTTTAGCAGTTAGCAAGTTAGCATGCACCATCATTTACTCCATGCTTTTAGTAGGTATATTGTAGTTCACCAATCTGTTTTTTTTAGTTGAGTGTCtgatttccttttttccttttttgtcaaGTGGTCAGTATACACTGTGTATCATCTGTGTTTGGGTAAACCATATTCCGGCAATATGATTGGTATTGGAAACATCTGAAAATCATGTATGCTCCCAGTGATTTTATATTAGATTTTGATTTCCTTCGAATATTCTCGTGACACGTGGTTTCTCACTGGTAGTAGTGAAGCTAGGAGAGTATCTTAGTACCATAATTACTATATTGATTTGCTAGAGCATTTGATTCAAACATGCATGATTTCTATTTTAATGATTGTCTGAGGTCATTTCATAATTGCTTCCCAAATTCATGATCCTTGATGTGTTGCTGACAtacattatttaatttaattaggTTCATGTAATGCATGAATGGGCCTGGGCAGGTACTCCAAATGAAGGGGTTGCTTGGCTCCATTTGCAGAGACTAGCTGATACATGGCACAGGATACTGTTAATTCCAGTGACTGGAGGAGTTGTAGGCATGGTATTAATAGATTTGCTTCTAAGGTAACTTTGGTGGCATTTCCAAATGCCCTAATGCATGTAGCTTTCCTTCTAAAAATTAATGACTTCCCGATTGGGGCTTTGGTTTAGGTAATGCAcactatggtttttttttttggctaggaATTGATTACATCAGGTTCCATTTAGTAAATAGCAGAAAATACTACAAACTTTTTGGGAGTTTCTTTTAGTCTTTCAAGCCACTGTAATATGCTAGAAATGGTTGTTTAGTGAATCAGTGAGTGCTTTGTAAGGATGCTGACTTCACACATATATTTTGTAGTATCTGTGAATTGTGTAATCAGAGTTGCATTGGAAAGATGCTTCTATTATGCATTGCGCCCTACTTTTTGGCTGTAATTTTTATCAGTGAAATTAAGGTGGTTGTAATTGTAAATAGGAGAATACATTACTCTTGTTTGATTTGAATATCTATAAATGTGTGATCACAAGCAATGGGTATGATGTGAATTAAATATGGCTTTAATGTGGATTTAAAATGGAATTGAATTAGATTTTGTCTGTATTCATTGCCCGTAAAAATGATGGATGATGCTCACAAgagaatcggattgtgtactgagtaactcagtacactaaggGGTACTGAGTTGACATGTGTCTAGTGTTGCTAGCAAACATTTTCATAACAAATGCAACACACCTTCTCTTTTGGTTGATTGGTGCCTGCCTAAATTGGGTATTGAGGTTTTAAACATTTCAATGATTGTATTGATTGGAAACATTTCAAACATTTTCATTTCATGCCCATTGAAAATCATCTCAACATAGACTGGAAACAAAAATGCATTCAATGATTTTGTTTCATCGTGCATTTTTTCAATAATTTACGTGTTAAACAACAAATGCAAGTATAGATGGAAAGTTGAGTCTTCTCAAGCAAATTCAATTTTAGCATATTCCCATTAACAACATAAAACATCACATTTTAAATGCTTTTTGATGTCCCTATCCATGCCTACTGAACAAATATGGAAACCTTGCAACCCCCTTCATGCTTTTCAATCAATCTTTCTTCACAAAGACTttccaaaatttgaaaaaaaaaaaaaaaaaaaagcaatcttTCTTCACTTTGTAGTCCCTGTTGCCTACGGGAATTTAACCGCACTTCGAAATCTTATTGCCAATCAGGAAGGCCAGAAAAAAAGAGCTGGCCCACCCCTCACAATAGTTACATCTCCACCTACATCCAAGATAAAAATTGGGTTACATCAGACAAATTGGGTTATACAAAAATTTGTACTATCAACATAGAATACTACTTAGAAAACATGCTTACCCTTgagaaaaagaaataataattactCAAACGTTGGTGGTAATCTTCACACCCCCATGATTAATTGTTATCATATAGTGGTAATGATGGCTCTATATGAAAATTCACATAttaattaatatgattttttaccattcaaaaattcaaaaagtatATTCAATAATATGTCAAAAACAAATGATCCTTTTTACCTGGCTAGGCAAGACACTTCCCATAGATGAATCATGCAAGGTGCATGAGGGAATTTGTTGGTAAAAGTTAATACTTGATTGAGACTCAGAACAACTTATTCCGGTAATATTTGAACTCTAAAAGAGCAACACGACAATAATGAAAACTCCAATAAGaagaaattatatttttttttttttaaaaaaaaattttaaatctcttttttctttttaagatgataATAGGAAATATTCTAAGTATACTAAATTAACTTTCACTTTTACCTAACATCTGACGTTGAAAAGGTTTTGTTGGAACATGCTAGCATTAGGTAGTTGGTACGTACATTGAACCACTGATGCATTGATAAATCCACTAGGGTCAGGAAGGTATCCCATCACCATATAATGTGAAGGTTAAAATGATGCATGGTGCATGACGTTTGGTGCATGGTTGTTTCCCATCACCATCAACATTTGACTTGCTTGTGGTTGAATAGTTTTAGGTGAGGATCTTTTCTTCCTTACTTGATCTAGCGGATTTTTAAACGCACGATGGATGCCACAAACTTTAGGTTTTACTTTAATCCCTCTTacaattgggattcctgtgagtctgatcttcgggtttggggcgtgacacagggCGTCCGCTTCGGGTGTTTTCAATTTCAATTGGCTTAAGGCGTGTGCTTTCAGTATGTACACTTTTGGTCAGATTAAAGGATGCACTTTCAGTATGTAAACTTTCTGTAGACTCAGAGTGTGCATGTTTGGTATCTACACTTTTGGTCAGCAAATGGTGTGTAGGTTCATCATCTTTGCTTTCTTTAACAACTTCAGCTAACATTAATAGAAGTTCTTTGATTCTTTTTATACATTCCACCACTTGATCATGATATATATCCGCATATCTATCAACCACTTTGAAAACCTCTTCGTGTTCCCTGGCAATTGCAGCAACTTTCAAAAGCTTGTGACACAAGTGATTGTACCGTTTACCTGAAGTAACATTGCGGTCACCTTGTATTGTTAACCCAGTATAATCTTTAGCATAACCTTTACATCTCTTTGCCATCTCTTCAGAATATAACGAGGATGAAGCACATCTatattataataatttaaaacttTCAATGCGTGACTACATAAGATCCccacaaattcaaatttcttgcagcTACACCTCACTGTACTATCTAATGAGTCAAATCTAATGGTATGTCCTTTTACTTTACCTTTAGAAACAACTCGAAACTCGACAACCGTTCCAGACTCACCACATTTAAACATTGCATGACTTAGCCACTTCTTATACTCAtcttgaaatatttcaaatatttctaGAGTGCACACTTTTGGTGCTTCCTTTAACATCATGACATCAGCAAATAATACTGGGGTACTCTACCTCATATTGAAAGTAGCTTTAGATTCCTTGTATCGTCGTTCAGTCACTACCCGTTCATAATGAGTGAAGAAACGTAAAAGATTGTATTTGGAGCTCAAATATTTTTTCAATACGCCATTCATGCTCTCACTTCGTTGCGTACTCTTCATGTCAGCACAAAATGTATTTCTTCCATAAACCATagcccatttctctctttctttaaataaattttgtAGCCACTTGTTCTGAACTAAATCATATTTCTCGAGCAAGTTATTCCATGCAGTTAGaaactcttcctcttcctcataaTCATATACACACTTACTAAAATCGGAACCAAAACTTTTTGAACCATTAAATACATTGCTAAGGTGTTTTGCAGCATTTTGGTATATATGCCATATACACAGACGATGATATGTTTCTGGCATCACTGAAGCTATTGCATTGGCCATTGCAGCATCTTGGTCTGTTAGTATTGTCATTGGTTGTTTTCCAGACATCGCACTTAAAAATGTTTGAAACAACGACTTGAAAGATTCAATTGTTTCATCATATAGTAAGGCCACACCAAATATTACAGTCTGCTTATGATGATTGACCCCAATAAATGGAGCAAAAGGCCATCCATAGCTATTTATTCTATAGGTAGTATCAAAGAAAATGACATCCCCAAAAACACTCTAGTCCACTATTGACCTTTCATCTGCTTAGAACATTTTCGTCATTTGATCATCTTTATCCACTTGTATAGCATAAAAGAAAGATGAATAATCAATTTGCTTTTGTTGAAAGTACTCTTCTCCTGCATCACCTTTTTCCATCGCTTTCATTCGCTTTTTTTGTAAGTAGTTCTTGTAATCAATTGGTGTGAAACCCATATTCTCTCGACCTCCAGCTTTTCTACTAAAATATTCAATACCTGCTCGTGGTATTATTCCTGAATTATTTATGATATCTATATCAACTTTTTGATCATCAGTCAAGCTTATATGTGACTTTAACATGTGCACCTTCGTTGGTGTAACAACCTCATGGTTATGCTTTGCCACAAACTTATTCACACTGTATTTTCCATTCTTCTGAAGCTTAATCATCTGCTTGCTTTACAATTCATTCTTGTAATCGGACGGGTAGACCTCACGAGATCAGTTTGTTTCTTTTCACGTTTTCATCCTTCTTTGGAATAACAAAATTGTCTGAAAACCATGACATCTTCATCTGATTTTTGTATCAACCCCCTTCGAACATTGAACCCTATCTTTTTAGCATAGCTATTATAAAAATTGTATGCACTTTCTTTAGAAGAAAACTCCATTCCTAGTTTTGGTATTTCATCTAACATGTCACCTGTGTTGAATAGTACATCTTGCCTTACATCTTCATTACACTGGCTTGCATTTTGAACATTTATTTCAGTATCAAATTCTAACCTTCGATATGGTTGAGAACATGCTTGACTCTCCAATGTATTATCATCCATTTCAACAATTGACCTTCAAAAGTAAAAGGCATACAAACCATGCAAATAATTTAGTTCATAATGTAAAATATGCATGTGGTATATAACAATAATGGTTATAGTTATGCATAAAAACACAGGTAACACAACTAGATAAACAAAACCCAAATGTGCCTCTTGAGTTCTTGAGGTCTTTCTTATTGAACAAAAAAGAaacctatttttaaatattttggaaATTCTACTAAAACTCTTTTTGGAATAATGGATAGGGATCAAGTTACATCAAGCCAATAATTCAATAATATGCTTAAATAGTTAATGGCTATGACATACATAATCCAATACAAAACCATCCCAACACCAACACTCTCCTAATTCCTAGAATGCAAATACTAAAGTTAAACTAAATCCAGTAGAATTTCTAAATTGCTTGGAGTCATTCACGTAAAATTTcttctattttccatccattgtAGGGTGCCATacataaacaataaaaaaaaaaaaaaaaaaatcaatctttaAAAAAAGGCTAATAAGAAGCTTATTTTAAAATTCGATAACCATAACCATCCAATGGTCCTGTTCCAAATTAAATTACCAATTGCTTTTAAGGTCTAAGAACTGAGAAATTTCTTCACATAGAGTTCATATTTGGAGCCTCGAAATTCATTTCTAAATACCTATAAAGATTAATAGTTTCATGCATCTGTACATATGTGTACTAAATCTAAACTTTTAATCTATTAGGAAAATTATGGATTAGGGCTTTATGAAAATTAGGGCAAACattcaaaatatgaaaattaatTTCTCATTTATAAATGCTAATTAGGAATTTGAAAAATCTCAAATTATAGATTAGGAATTTGAAAAATCCCCTATTATGAATTttcaatttctaatataaaaatgATAATTAGGAATTAAAAATTTGAAGAATCTCAAATCATGGATTAAGGATTTGAAAAATCCCCTactgattttcaatttcaaacatTCATCCCTAATCTCTCATAAAACTATTAACAGAAGGGAGCAAAATCCGTAATCCCTATTCATTATGTAAAAAGAATAGAGAAAGAAGAGCATACCCCTTAGCTGCTGCAAGTCACTACCGCCGCCTTCTCGTGCCACTATTGTTAAGGGAGCtagaaagagagatgagaaatAAGTCAATGCagatatgagagagagggaggtcgaTCTCGAGAGGAGACGGAGAACTCAATGCGAGAGAGCCAGAGGTcgttgttttgtttgtttgtttttttttgtttttgttcttgtttttttttttttgcttagcgTGCTGGGTAAATTTAGTGATGTTCACTAtcctatccactccgttcatctattttacaacATAATTTAAacacttgagactaaaaattaatCATgtataaagttcaaatggaccacaccacaagaaacaatgtgaattgaatgtccactattgaaaaattctttgggccactgaagttttggatcaagcttatatatgtgttttcccttctttcatgtctttatgatattatgaacaggttggatgacaaataaaaatcactgtagggcttagcaaggtttcaatggtcgaaATCATTACTCAtaatgtttcctgtagtatgatccacttgatctgtggatatacttaaattttgagctcaacaccttaaatttgttgtaaaaatgaatggacggtgtggatagaccacatacatttaaggtgggcccaactaagtttactcagtatgataataCGCACTGCACAATCCTATTTTTGCTAGGGAAGATGAGTAGCACATCCTTTTACGTTTCTATTtacggaagagagagaaagaggctaACAGCATTTGTTACACCATTTGGAGGAGGGAAGCGGCCCCACATCACAGAGCCAATAGGCGATGGCTAGGATGAAtcccacacatcacatgggccccacatggatgggctgcgtacatcaagggtgggtccacatgtgtgggacccaccaacttgtaagatcaagatgatacttgtgttttgcTTTCATCTAGGGTCCGATTGAGGACGGGCAGCAAGTGCAGCTGCTGGACAGCGATGACCCTGcttggtggacggtgtggatgtgaaacgtacatcaaggtgggccttaaaatcagagagagagagagagagagagagagagagagagagagaaagacgtgtgaatgggagggaccctgccactataggccctccctacactcaatacaaagcatacatcaattgggtcccaccataagtgggccaaCAAATAGAAATCAACGGAGAATATTCCatgatcacccacctttgatctcctcttctaGTCTCATGaaatccttagctcctaggcttgccatttgatggaggatgatgaggattgGAGGGTTGAAATGGGACATGAGAGGGGTAagaatgggccacacttggccttCTTGGAGCTCGgagatgcttggacgtccacctctcttgttgcttgggaaagtaagtagagagagagagagagggtggttgtaagagagaggtgatgggtggagtgatgtaagggttaACTTTAGGGTAGCttttgtaagagaggtatgggttgtgtaagagatgtGACATGTAAGGTATGGgtgtaatgggttgagtgatgagttgtgtacttgattgattgattggttgattgatgtgatgggttgtaaagattctcttggaatttgcaatGCATGGTGTTTCATCagaatatacgcgggcccacaacctTGGCCTGAGTATCGTATCGGTGCGCAAGACACAGCGTTGGAAATGTGGCGACGgcatggtcgctagggtataagtttcaagtcaagcCGACTCAGAGATAAGatggaaagagaaaggagaaaatgagaagaaaggaaggagagaaaCTAGGAAGGATATGCGATGGCAAATTGTATCGATGCAAACGAGTCAATGTGGGAGATTAAAACTTGAGGTTAGATCTTAACCGTAGATGGCGTGTGGAACTTAGATTTAAACTGTCCAAGTTGGATTCGTGCATTGGAGCATTCATGTTGCAATTGCTAAATTtaaggtgaggattacccttcAAGTTTTGCTACATCTTGATAGTtaacattatttatttatattaattgaTTGCTTAATATAGTATTAAGAGGCAATGATAATGAATGTTAGTCTCTACATGCATAGTCATCTACAAatgattgttgattggactttaATTCAATTATATGAACATATTATAGATCTCAATTACCTCTATTTAGATTAAAATGAACATTTAAATGTCTAAGTTCTATTCAAATTGCACGTGGCTCATTTCACCACTTACGATTACTTTATGGTGTTTTTGGTGGTCCTCGAGCTAGTGGTCATTTATCCTGATAAGATTAGAtagatttttttttgttgtggAATTACCATCTTGTGGATCCTTAGTGCATTTGTGGCTTTATGGGGATAGTCCCATTTTTATTACATCCTTGGGATGAACTATTTGCCCTGGTGGTTTTGATAaattatttgccctatgtggctttaatgaaccgtcttcatataaccttgtgatggtaagttccacttgtagaacaataattggccactagttgagtaggttacctttaaacatcctatttgttaaTCTCAaaagccagggatggtggaatgggacactatgcctaagctgtcggcctatgctgggtgacaaaccccccatagtgacctttgagctttcttaaaatgattgtttgaaattggaataataatggttgggctaatcatgcattttcatggcatatggtcttttccgggtagctagttctccttggacatatctttgtgtacttttttgagtgactagtcctccttaagcgataaatatattattatgattttttttcgggtggttagttctccttaggcataTTTTCAagtacttttccgggtggctagttctccttaggcgatatatatattattatggtcttttctgggtggttagttctccatgggcgtacctttgtgtacttttctgggtgactaTTCCTCCATGGGCGACGTATATATCAGTCTTTTCTGaatggctagttctccttggacgtacctttgagtacttttccaggtggctagttctctttgggtgactttttaccagctggatgtgcatccccaggtctgtgagtaTGTGCAtgtattcatgcatttaaacaagatcatctttgtaaaatttatttaatgaatgtgtatctgatgaaccttatctgatttccatgataatcattgtgtaatgtTTGTTATACACTACCTttgttaactatgcttaattatcctgacgatacgataaatcttgaggcatatacctcactgcgatagccattgacgctatcaaaccgta
Coding sequences:
- the LOC131249992 gene encoding galactokinase-like — protein: MIVLGIKLGMKPKDAISKVKTLSDVEGLCVSFANSHDSSDPVLAVKEFLNEEPYKAEDIEKITEESLTSILGNSPTSLAVLRAAKHFKLFQVLQMKGLLGSICRD